In one window of Canis lupus baileyi chromosome 10, mCanLup2.hap1, whole genome shotgun sequence DNA:
- the LOC140641205 gene encoding ferritin heavy chain-like has product MRPCFRLLPNIRASLLSLRCARPGFALPPLRASGRPWRPRAPAPLRPLAAAAASRDPAPPARARARAGSRVRQNFHPDCEAAVNRQINLELYAAYAYLSMAYYFSREDVALNNFARYFLRQAREEAQHAEKLMRLQNQRGGRICLRDVKKPDRDDWESGLRAMECALLLEKNVNQSLLELHTLASDQGDPHLCDFLETHYLNEQVKSIKELGDHVQNLVKMGAPDSGLAEYLFDKHSLGNENNQN; this is encoded by the coding sequence ATGCGGCCCTGTTTCCGGCTCCTCCCCAACATCCGCGCCTCGCTGCTGTCCCTGCGCTGCGCGCGCCCGGGCTTCGCGCTCCCGCCGCTGCGGGCCTCCGGGCGCCCCTggcgtccccgcgcccccgcgcccctgcgccctctggccgcggccgccgcctcccgggacccagccccgcccgcccgcgcccgcgcccgcgccggcTCCCGGGTGCGCCAGAACTTCCACCCCGACTGCGAGGCCGCCGTCAACCGCCAGATCAACCTGGAGCTGTACGCGGCCTACGCGTACCTGTCTATGGCCTATTACTTCTCCCGAGAGGACGTGGCGCTCAACAACTTCGCCAGGTACTTCCTTCGCCAGGCCCGGGAGGAGGCCCAGCACGCCGAGAAGCTGATGCGCCTGCAGAACCAGCGGGGGGGCCGGATCTGCCTGCGGGACGTCAAGAAACCGGACCGGGACGACTGGGAGAGCGGCCTGAGGGCCATGGAGTGTGCGCTGCTCTTGGAAAAGAATGTGAACCAGTCGTTGCTCGAATTGCACACTCTGGCCTCAGACCAAGGCGACCCCCATTTGTGCGACTTCCTGGAGACGCACTATCTGAATGAGCAGGTGAAGTCTATCAAAGAACTGGGTGATCACGTGCAAAACCTGGTTAAGATGGGGGCCCCGGATTCCGGCCTGGCCGAGTACCTCTTTGACAAGCACAGCCTTGGAAACGAAAACAATCAGAACTAA